Proteins encoded together in one Anopheles darlingi chromosome 3, idAnoDarlMG_H_01, whole genome shotgun sequence window:
- the LOC125957602 gene encoding alpha-amylase-like — MATTHRCFSLLIVICCYHVITLNGLQFGPFTIPTLRNGGAFGFTNDLLNASISPSTGRAGFGVQAPTIGSSVNSFTALANRFSTLVPSLSEVSSFPSGALGTVGASSASSLADGFRRTTSDLVRNFLPSNGSSSGNPAGSLLNVVNRFRNSTGNMFRDFSALNPTGAFFSTFPRISLLPSLPGSANTRNMTPPVADTGMESFARLANAADSFRQAISNATASLSTEGLNDLLMLIPGAQQGIEQFSQVVATLTSPEFWTKLASNGIIDDMSSAQAARLSDGINKLSAGLSDVVSNLPDIPEMSIEDSDHKNPHFFPGRNVIVHLFEWKFEDIAVECEQVLGPAGYGGVQVSPVNEYVRAANRPWWERYQPVSYQISSRSGNERQFSDMVRRCQLAKVRVFVEIVANHMAGAGPTSPLYGTAGSASDPVERLYPAVPFNRSHFHQDCVIESNINASEVHNCRLAGLPDLNQTDSFVREQIVGLMNRLIEHGVAGFSMDSAMYISPDDLDNIYEGLKPLNPLFEFPPFSAPFIYQDVEDLSDESRTASQYTVLGVVTEPKYSLYLGSIFHSAMPAPFLQALTGSNTTQYGLISSESALTFVDSHLHQRTRGAISEEILTYKDTPQYVYATAFTLANDYGTVRLMSSYRFEDDNQGPPADELEQILSPGTAEDGYSCLNGWVCEHRWPVFRRMVAFRNFVQPAILHDIQATNETFAFCRGNIGFAAFNVGTTTRDVLVRSCLPAGEYCDLITGEKQDTSCTGTRVLVNQDSTVSFTLPAASSLVLDLRNRVM, encoded by the exons ATGGCTACAACTCACcgttgcttttcacttttgatCGTTATCTGCTGCTACCACGTGATTACGCTGAATGGTTTACAGTTCGGACCTTTTACGATTCCCACGCTTCGGAATGGAGGAGCATTCGGTTTTACCAACGACCTGCTGAACGCCTCAATAAGTCCCTCCACAGGACGAGCCGGTTTTGGGGTACAAGCGCCCACAATTGGATCATCGGTCAATTCGTTCACAGCCTTGGCTAATCGATTCAGCACTTTAGTGCCCAGCCTCTCCGAAGTTAGCTCATTTCCAAGTGGCGCTTTGGGAACCGTCGGTGCATCATCAGCGAGTTCTTTGGCCGATGGATTCCGGCGAACAACTTCCGATTTGGTGCGAAATTTCCTGCCCTCCAACGGATCTAGCAGCGGCAATCCGGCAGGATCACTCTTGAACGTGGTGAATCGTTTTCGAAATTCCACAGGAAACATGTTTAGAGATTTTTCGGCCCTCAATCCGACGGGTGCATTCTTCAGCACATTTCCAAGGATATCACTGCTCCCATCACTTCCTGGGAGCGCGAATACGAGGAACATGACGCCACCGGTTGCCGATACCGGGATGGAATCATTTGCTCGACTTGCAAACGCGGCCGACTCGTTTCGCCAGGCGATCAGCAACGCCACTGCCTCTCTATCTACAGAGGGCTTAAATGACCTGTTGATGCTAATTCCTGGTGCCCAGCAGGGCATTGAACAGTTTTCTCAAGTGGTTGCAACTCTGACTAGTCCCGAGTTTTGGACAAAACTTGCCTCAAACGGCATTATCGACGACATGTCCAGCGCCCAAGCAGCGCGACTTTCGGATGGCATCAACAAACTGTCCGCCGGGCTATCCGACGTGGTTTCGAATCTGCCCGACATCCCCGAAATGTCGATCGAAGATAGTGATCACAAAAATCCTCATTTCTTTCCCGGCCGCAACGTCATTGTCCACCTTTTCGAATGGAAGTTCGAGGACATCGCTGTGGAATGTGAACAAGTACTCGGACCGGCTGGATACGGTGGCGTGCAGGTATCACCGGTGAATGAGTACGTACGAGCGGCGAACCGTCCTTGGTGGGAACGTTATCAACCCGTCTCGTACCAAATCAGCTCCCGGTCCGGTAATGAGCGCCAGTTTTCGGATATGGTCCGCCGTTGTCAATTGGCAAAAGTGCGCGTCTTCGTTGAAATCGTTGCGAATCACATGGCCGGTGCTGGTCCTACTAGTCCACTTTATGGTACGGCTGGCTCTGCAAGTGATCCTGTAGAACGTTTATACCCCGCGGTGCCCTTCAATAGGTCCCACTTCCACCAGGATTGCGTGATCGAAAGTAATATTAATGCTTCCGAGGTACATAATTGCCGACTGGCGGGATTGCCGGACCTCAACCAAACGGATTCATTCGTACGGGAGCAGATTGTCGGCTTGATGAACCGGCTAATCGAACATGGAGTAGCCGGTTTCAGCATGGATTCCGCCATGTACATCTCACCGGACGATTTGGACAACATCTATGAAGGATTAAAACCGCTGAACCCACTGTTTGAGTTTCCACCTTTCTCCGCTCCTTTCATTTACCAAGATGTCGAAGATCTATCGGATGAGTCGAGAACTGC CTCTCAGTACACGGTTCTCGGTGTGGTCACGGAACCCAAGTACTCACTTTACCTAGGATCCATCTTCCATAGTGCGATGCCAGCTCCATTTTTACAGGCTTTGACCGGATCGAACACAACCCAGTATGGTTTGATATCCAGCGAATCGGCCCTGACATTCGTCGATAGCCATCTCCATCAGCGCACACGAGGTGCCATTTCGGAAGAGATCCTTACATACAAAGATACCCCGCAGTACGTGTACGCCACTGCATTCACTCTAGCCAATGACTATGGCACCGTGCGATTGATGAGCTCATACCGCTTTGAAGATGATAATCAAGGACCTCCTGCGGATGAGTTAGAGCAAATCCTATCCCCCGGCACCGCAGAGGATGGCTATTCCTGTTTGAACGGCTGGGTATGTGAGCACCGATGGCCAGTGTTTCGAAGGATGGTTGCTTTCCGAAATTTCGTCCAACCAGCAATTCTGCACGATATTCAAGCGACCAACGAAACGTTTGCCTTCTGCCGTGGTAACATAGGGTTTGCAGCTTTCAATGTTGGAACAACTACACGAGATGTGCTGGTCAGAAGTTGTCTGCCGGCTGGTGAGTATTGTGATTTGATAACGGGCGAAAAGCAGGACACCTCGTGCACCGGCACACGAGTGCTCGTCAATCAGGATAGCACGGTCAGCTTCACCCTTCCGGCAGCCTCGAGTTTGGTGCTAGATCTTCGGAACCGAGTAATGTAA
- the LOC125957625 gene encoding U3 small nucleolar ribonucleoprotein protein IMP3 — MVRKLKYHEKKLLKKVDFFNWKETNTLQENKVMRKYHLQKRTDYTAYNNLSRQVREVARKIADIDAKHPFRTEMSALLLEKLYVMGLIPTKWDLENANNISASSFCRRRLPLVLVRNKMSENVTHATQMIEHGHVRVGVEVVKDPAFLVPRTMEDFVTWVDGSSIRKKLLEYNDMRDDFEM, encoded by the coding sequence ATGGTGCGAAAACTGAAATACCACGAGAAGAAACTGCTCAAAAAGGTGGACTTCTTCAACTGGAAGGAAACGAACACGCTGCAGGAGAACAAGGTGATGCGCAAATATCACCTACAGAAGCGGACGGACTACACGGCGTACAACAATCTGTCCCGACAAGTGCGTGAGGTGGCCCGCAAGATTGCCGATATCGACGCGAAGCACCCGTTCCGGACGGAGATgagtgcgctgctgctcgagaagCTGTACGTGATGGGGCTGATACCGACAAAGTGGGATCTCGAGAACGCCAACAACATCAGCGCTTCCTCGTTCTGTCGCCGCCGGttaccgctggtgctggtacggaACAAGATGTCGGAGAACGTGACGCACGCCACCCAGATGATCGAACACGGGCACGTCCGCGTGGGCGTGGAAGTGGTCAAGGATCCGGCCTTTCTCGTGCCCCGAACCATGGAGGACTTTGTGACGTGGGTCGATGGGTCCTCGATCCGGAAGAAACTGCTGGAGTACAACGATATGCGAGATGATTTTGAAATGTAA
- the LOC125957597 gene encoding uncharacterized protein LOC125957597 — translation MVLPRGGRGGYHSRGGSTRGGMRTSYHGSGGSGGFHSNHNSSSYDNRNDSRNNRYSGGGGGGSSGGYDSRNSSRYDTDSRYSRHDSRNDGYKRNNSSKYEDNRDRRSPDRKRPRNDHNSQGTSRREYGNGGGRGGSSSSRYHDSGSSYDKRGGSNDHHSTSSGGGGGGGGVGNDAGSSGANRNKFDHHHRSSSSSRSHGDGGGGRGGSVGESGGSYRSRDNSTSGSMGPPRSVVMRSTINNLGRSMMRPPMGSNYRPLGMGSLGSTVGLHRRGTTTRGRISHYRSDGRRGMLNTRMISTHHRRLDMRPPMSLHNRRYPSIRGRGDGRSRLSIGMKRTYDTTKVSRGVLIKRALQAAKDLDDDALSDNDDEEEDEDDEDDDAGEEDEPTPKKVKKATAAASDEEEDPDDKDATASSQADSGESTKKKDDKDADTTVSTIADGDDSASTKKTLVKKKIVASGGGGEKTAAEDRKSSAADAEEAEKRQSRKITTKYRTSTFIKLNCVHCSINCVTFKEYQIHLYSRQHKLKMREVYENCNARVLEMRAAQRNAQKDEDQKSEDGDGEGKTARASFCVVCKLNYRQPRATHQQSDAHKQMKKYLMPFCTVCKISCRSPIAYENHRVSLDHLKNKARVERYSSKVNEDTDDDTQVDLGELVNLGNLTTVDEVGKVDEIGEVTGGTTESSASGAKKRREIRADSDDDDDDEDDDDDNGDELQMIIGEEHVKKVEVQYCELCNIYLPRRMDSQEKVLRDHCKKRSHLKLYIRYRNDKKLREKAERIHKKKLKGDKEAANAKKDDEKTNAETNEGGTKSAAAATKSSTGGSTSATATASSDKKSETTGGDSGASKDTSTGKGNAEGSQGTTGTAEGGKNAGSTGGAVNDTAANTSQAEDEIWQVVDNDELGDLLRGVAEVDEEDDDKEAMLERYDKFRHTEKNGIESASAAAGASGSDAGDSATSKAVGGATATNGGGSTIDTSTNGDSSSNKETGKAEG, via the exons ATGGTTCTGCCAAGAGGTGGCCGCGGAGGCTACCATTCGCGGGGAGGAAGTACGCGCGGGGGTATGCGCACCTCGTATCACGGTAGCGGTGGTTCCGGCGGATTTCATTccaaccacaacagcagcagctatgaTAACCGGAACGATTCGCGAAACAACCGATACAGTGGGGGCGGTGGAGGCGGAAGCAGCGGCGGTTACGACTCCCGCAACTCCTCCCGCTATGACACGGACTCCCGGTACTCGCGGCACGACAGCCGGAACGATGGATACAAGCGAAACAACTCTTCCAAATACGAG GATAACCGCGATCGTCGTTCACCGGATCGGAAGCGTCCTCGAAACGACCACAACTCGCAG GGAACATCGCGGCGTGAGTatggcaatggcggtggccgcggtggATCTTCTTCCAGTCGTTACCACGACTCCGGTTCGTCGTACGATAAGCGCGGTGGCTCCAACGATCATCATTCGACGTcatccggtggcggcggtggcggaggtggtgtAGGTAATGACGCTGGCAGCAGTGGCGCAAACCGGAACAAGttcgatcatcaccatcgcagtagcagcagcagtcgtagccacggtgacggtggaggtggtcgtggtggcagTGTCGGTGAATCCGGCGGTTCTTACAGGTCGCGGGACAACAGCACCAGTGGCAGCATGGGACCACCGCGTTCGGTCGTGATgcgcagcaccatcaacaattTGGGCCGCTCGATGATGCGCCCTCCGATGGGCAGTAACTATCGGCCGCTCGGTATGGGTTCGCTCGGTAGCACCGTGGGATTGCATCGGCGCGGTACCACAACGCGTGGCCGCATCTCGCACTATCGCTCCGATGGACGGCGTGGTATGCTGAATACGCGCATGATCAGTACCCACCATCGGCGGCTCGATATGCGACCGCCCATGTCGCTGCACAATCGACGCTATCCGTcgatccgtggccgtggtgacGGGCGCAGTCGGCTGTCCATCGGTATGAAGCGTACGTACGACACGACCAAAGTATCCCGAGG GGTACTCATTAAACGAGCCTTACAAGCGGCTAAAGACCTCGACGATGATGCGCTATCggataacgacgacgaggaggaggacgaggacgatgaggatgatgatgctggcgaaGAGGATGAGCCAACgccgaagaaggtgaagaaggctACGGCAGCTGCCAgtgacgaagaggaggatcCTGATGACAAAGACGCGACGGCGTCCAGTCAGGCCGATAGCGGCGAGTCGACAAAGAAGAAAGATGATAAAGACGCTGATACGACTG TATCGACcattgctgatggtgatgattcgGCCAGCACGAAGAAAACGCttgtgaagaagaaaattgtagccagtggtggtggcggtgagaAGACGGCCGCTGAGGATCGCAAATCATCGGCAGCCGATGCCGAGGAAGCCGAGAAGAGGCAATCAAGAAAGATCACCACCAAGTACCGCACATCGACGTTCATCAAGCTGAACTGCGTTCACTGTAGCATTAATTGCGTTACGTTCAAG GAGTATCAGATACATCTCTACAGCCGGCAGCACAAGCTGAAGATGCGCGAAGTGTACGAAAATTGCAATGCGCGTGTGCTGGAGATGCGGGCCGCTCAGCGGAATGCCCAGAAGGACGAGGATCAAAAGTCCGAGGACGGTGATGGAGAGGGCAAGACGGCGCGTGCCTCCTTCTGTGTCGTGTGCAAGCTAAACTACCGGCAACCGCGAGCAACGCATCAGCAATCGGATGCACACAAGCAGATGAAGAAGTACCTAATGCCGTTCTGTACCGTGTGCAAGATCAGCTGCCGTAGTCCAATCGCTTACGAGAACCACCGTGTATCGTTGGACCATCTGAAGAACAAGGCTCGCGTCGAGCGTTACTCATCGAAGGTGAACGAAGACACGGACGATGATACTCAGGTCGATCTGGGTGAGTTGGTCAATCTGGGCAATCTGACGACCGTCGATGAGGTCGGTAAGGTGGACGAAATAGGTGAGGTAACTGGTGGCACGACGGAATCATCGGCTAGTGGTGCAAAGAAGAGACGCGAAATCCGCGCTgattcggatgatgatgacgacgacgaagacgatgatgacgataatggaGACGAGCTGCAGATGATTATCGGTGAAGAGCATGTGAAGAAGGTGGAGGTGCAGTACTGCGAGCTGTGCAACATCTATCTTCCGCGGCGTATGGACAGCCAGGAGAAGGTACTGCGCGATCACTGCAAGAAGCGGTCGCATCTGAAGCTGTACATCCGCTACCGGAACGATAAGAAGCTGCGCGAGAAGGCGGAACGCATTCACAAGAAGAAACTTAAGGGCGACAAGGAAGCGGCCAATGCCAAGAAAG ATGATGAAAAGACGAATGCCGAGACGAACGAAGGTGGAACAAAGTCTGCGGCAGCTGCTACAAAGAGCAGTACGGGGGGCAGCACCTCCGCGACGGCCACGGCATCTTCGGACAAGAAGAGCGAGACCACTGGCGGCGATTCCGGTGCATCGAAGGATACATCCACCGGGAAAGGGAACGCAGAAGGATCTCAAGGGACGACAGGCACCGCCGAAGGCGGTAAGAACGCCGGAAGCACGGGTGGTGCAGTCAACGATACGGCCGCTAATACATCCCAGGCCGAAGACGAGATCTGGCAGGTGGTCGATAACGATGAGCTGGGCGACTTGTTGCGAGGAGTAGCCGAGgtcgatgaagaagatgacgatAAGGAGGCCATGCTCGAAAGGTACGACAAGTTCCGCCACACGGAGAAGAACGGAATCGAgtccgcttctgctgctgctggtgcaagcGGTTCCGATGCCGGTGACAGCGCCACTAGCAAAGCAGTTGGTGGTGCAACGGCCACAAACGGTGGTGGAAGCACCATCGATACGTCGACAAATggcgacagtagcagcaacaaggaGACAGGCAAGGCCGAAGGTTAA